The following are encoded together in the Bos indicus isolate NIAB-ARS_2022 breed Sahiwal x Tharparkar chromosome 27, NIAB-ARS_B.indTharparkar_mat_pri_1.0, whole genome shotgun sequence genome:
- the LOC109553287 gene encoding protein FAM90A5, translating to MAGHYRWLTAYQLFQDQKVRKQNPGPGRQMAPPPQEKDSMVKCKDCGDFGHTARSLRCPMKRWQGALFPLPLGSRFGKENLAWKLQDTPTPGTPKTTEREEEERQRKEEQQRKLLQRFPRRPRRRQPQSWKEDPEPGLCLRHPNMPVLIHTSKRKSFQDPDHPRGSPTRRDDVKSSPPTVPLVGRNLAPASKGRIKAPGKRCAQTPSLTCVNPPKKPRLSPVQIPQQSTPTAGLGAFLNLPPPPCTAARGPRVATRVSRETPAQGQRFDLQPLADRSPSRSVGAVSAAQPLPIICVPAQPLRMLFLRDGEGCWSCGYTAPLSPRPVEQPALPAQSPSVNQEPDGHAVPGPRSILYDDLQVSSSSEESDWDEDTSGN from the exons ATGGCTGGTCATTACAGATGGCTGACAGCCTACCAACTCTTTCAAGACCAGAAAGTGAGGAAGCAAAACCCGGGACCTGGGAGGCAGATGGCTCCCCCACCACAGGAGAAAGACTCCATG GTGAAGTGTAAGGACTGTGGAGACTTTGGGCACACAGCAAGGAGCCTCAGGTGCCCCATGAAGCGCTGGCAAGGGGCGCTGTTCCCCTTGCCCTTGGGGTCCAGATTCGGTAAGGAGAACCTGGCGTGGAAGCTGCAGGACACACCGACCCCAGGGACCCCTAAAACGactgagagagaggaggaggaaaggcagaG GAAAGAGGAGCAGCAGAGAAAGCTCTTGCAGCGATTTCCCAGGAGGCCCCGCCGTCGGCAGCCACAGAGCTGGAAGGAGGACCCGGAGCCCGGCCTCTGCCTGAGG CACCCAAACATGCCTGTTCTTATCCACACATCCAAGAGGAAATCCTTCCAGGATCCAGATCACCCAAGAGGGTCACCAACGAGGAGAGATGATGTGAAATCCAGCCCCCCCACAGTGCCTCTCGTCGGCAGGAATTTGGCCCCGGCCTCCAAGGGCCGCATCAAGGCTCCAGGCAAGAGATGTGCACAGACCCCCAGCCTGACATGTGTGAACCCCCCAAAGAAACCTAGACTCAGCCCCGTACAGATCCCCCAGCAGAGCACTCCGACAGCAGGTCTGGGGGCCTTCCTGAatctccctcctccaccctgcACAGCTGCACGAGGACCAAGAGTGGCCACCCGTGTATCCAGGGAGACACCTGCCCAGGGGCAACGGTTTGACCTTCAGCCTCTAGCGGACAGATCTCCCTCCAGGAGCGTGGGTGCCGTCTCCGCAGCCCAACCCCTGCCCATCATCTGTGTCCCAGCCCAGCCTCTCAGGATGCTCTTCCTGAGAGACGGTGAAGGCTGCTGGAGCTGCGGGTACACAGCTCCCCTGTCCCCTCGGCCTGTGGAGCAGCCAGCCCTTCCTGCTCAGAGCCCGTCTGTCAACCAGGAGCCTGATGGACACGCTGTCCCCGGGCCCCGGAGCATCCTCTACGATGACCTCCAGGTGTCTTCTTCCTCCGAAGAGAGTGACTGGGACGAAGACACCAGTGGCAACTGA